A stretch of the Acyrthosiphon pisum isolate AL4f chromosome A2, pea_aphid_22Mar2018_4r6ur, whole genome shotgun sequence genome encodes the following:
- the LOC100160584 gene encoding protein unc-13 homolog 4B isoform X2: protein MEDEESMWKVFYVRLQRKLSSQSISPDIQLLFEEFIKIAEQMDGGFFERYGSGFKNNFEEDTIIAEKDKFATLNEREISKVDNDIAERTQLSYKELLSSLLELNINELYEEVLHEILHCIGMEKNCLNQENIIEFARKAFKIEQETHEAIYQAVIEKEAPNIMLNIEIIEGKDIKPKDANGSSDPFCTLFLSSTQQHRYNTSVKSETLRPVWEEHFSLPVETPADDILCVEVWDFDPAETVKEKVTKVGKIKGFKGMRRFMKEIAVTATNGKHDNEIIGGTLIPLKTIPSRGQIAWYSLEKKGKGKPQGNLLLKLSFGSEKNKQVAAQEHRHLLRVLLAYQMNLQKPETNSWMGDFLPESSLIIQQHVVQSNISAVDECLGQWIEFINAHVLSPVVNFKVFSDLMDSLAKSITAGRLSNEELKMFWQSSKKILPFCFNAIRMIRKKSADDEQSLNQTEYVLNILRNLTSLELPNDLDLFPSDVYGWLLPRENNRDIKSTLHDAVVHGAVDWHVHILENNKPDDYTDEGQMKLQLKIIQLLKLDLQRAVEFHNKLFIKKMQFPYASTLFSIYECKISEMCEPFITRICLNMKPINFEENGRFQVENDPLAMGTSLFELYMGIQKFVDLGKNDCHADLESSHLVKYHIWFQQGVARWLDIAAYKAMQRIERAVDLDKLDKVDISVEYSSSAVDTLAIFYQIKVFWQQLAWPDAEGSYSFVAKIIDDICRCSVYYSDKMAYKVNNTLTENKRFKVTKEWCLAVNNIDYVKQSIRPFVNDLGLTQLMDSLANFKSEISADHCKKTLDLVVDNAIDTVNNKIIDLLQTVVNKMSPEISKFLIEGAEVINTNNSHLDNLMLYLDENLCTLSKELNEENFQRTLDIIVDQIATIMYNLIQNNLEKKKPPTYFKNLRDSFHMLIGFLRKDNTTEYKSETIHKLEALMHLHTLDTVDLIHEYYLERLQKQKDMEEANEGVLTVKLIFINNVLKIDILNANGIKAMDSNGFSDPFIKVRLLPRDKFIHASKPTTSVQKKTLYPLFDECFRISLTPQQRAEENGLVMFIVKDQDFMGVTNEFVSETFVHFKDIPSTQLENDLGSVPQIRLKLTSPKTLDTKILRALDSRPTDKLAKEFLKREKIKVAAANSTPKK, encoded by the exons atggaggaCGAAGAATCGATGTGGAAAGTGTTTTATGTTCGGTTACAGCGGAAACTGAGCTCCCAGAGTATTTCGCCGGacataca gttGCTGTTTGAagaatttatcaaaat AGCTGAGCAAATGGACGGTGGATTTTTTGAGCGTTATGGTTCAGGATTCAAGAATAATTTTGAAGAGGACACCATAATTGCAGAAAAGGATAAATTCGCTACTCTAAATGAAAGAGAAATTTCAAAAGTTGACAATGATATTGCCGAGAGGACTCAACTCTCTTACAAAGAGTTATTATCGTCATTGTTAGAATTAAAT ATAAACGAATTATACGAAGAAGTATTGCACGAAATATTGCATTGCATTGGgatggaaaaaaattgtttaaatcaagaaaatataattgaatttgcccgaaaagcatttaaaattgaacaagaAACTCACGAAGCTATATATCAAGCCGTCATAGAAAAAGAA gCTCCGaacataatgttaaatattgaaatcatCGAAGGGAAAGACATAAAACCAAAAGATGCGAATGGTTCTAGCGATCCGTTTTGTACCTTATTTTTGTCGTCTACCCAACAACATAGATATAACACGTCGGTTAAAAGTGAAACATTGCGGCCAGTTTGGGAAGAACACTTTTCACT GCCGGTCGAGACTCCCGCTGACGATATCTTATGCGTGGAAGTTTGGGACTTTGATCCGGCGGAAACGGTGAAAGAAAAAGTTACAAAGGTCGGCAAAATTAAAGGATTTAAAGGAATGAGAAGGTTCATGAAAGAAATCGCGGTAACTGCTACGAACGGAAAACACGATAATGAAATTATCGGCGGTACGCTAATACCACTTAag ACAATACCTTCTCGAGGTCAAATAGCTTGGTACAGTTTGGAGAAAAAAGGCAAGGGCAAGCCTCAGGggaatttgttattaaaattgtcgTTTGgcagtgaaaaaaataaacaagttgcCGCCCAAGAACATAGACATCTACTGCGAGTATTGCTTGCTTACCAAATGAATCTACAAAag CCTGAAACGAATTCGTGGATGGGTGATTTTTTGCCAGAGTCTAGCTTGATTATTCAACAACATGTTGTACAAAGTAATATCAGTGCTGTCGACGAGTGTTTGGGCCAATGGATTGAATTTATTAACGCTCATGTGTTGAGTCCTGTGGTCAATTTTAAGGTATTTTCGGACTTAATGGACAGCTTAGCCAAGTCCATAACCGCCGGACGCTTGTCCAATGAAGAG ttaaaaatgttctgGCAGtcgtcaaaaaaaatattgccatTTTGCTTCAATGCTATTCGAATGATACGTAAAAAATCTGCAGACGACGAACAGTCATTGAATCAAACGGAATacgttttaaa taTATTACGAAATCTCACGTCGTTGGAGTTACCAAATGATTTAGATCTCTTTCCGTCGGATGTTTATGGTTGGCTGTTACCACGTGAAAACAACAGAGACATAAAAAGTACATTGCACGACGCTGTCGTCCATGGAGCGGTGGATTG GCATGTTCACATATTAGAAAACAACAAACCCGATGACTATACGGACGAAGGACAGATGAAActtcaacttaaaataattcaacttCTGAAACTAGATTTGCAGAGGGCCGTAGAGTTTCATAACAAGCTATTTATCAA gAAAATGCAATTTCCGTATGCCAGTACACTATTTTCCATATACGAATGTAAAATATCTGAAATGTGTGAACCATTCATCACTCGCATTTGTTTGAACATGAAGCCAATTAATTTCGAGGAAAACGGACGGTTTCAAGTTGAAAACGACCCGCTTGCAATGGGAACGTCATTGTTTGAACTTTACATGGGGATTCAGAAATTTGTCGA tttagGAAAAAATGACTGCCACGCAGACTTGGAGAGTAGTCATTTGGTCAAGTATCACATATGGTTCCAACAAGGTGTTGCCAGGTGGTTGGATATCGCCGCGTATAAGGCCATGCAACGTATCGAAAGAGCTGTCGATTTGGACAAATTAGACAAAGTGGACATATCAGTAGAGTACAGTTCATCGGCAGTGGACACATTGGCAATTTTCTACCAAATAAAAGTGTTTTGGCAACAACTAGCATGGCCTGACGCCGAAGGTTCTTATTCATTCGTGGCAAAGATAATTGATGACATTTGCAGATGTTCGGTATACTATTCGGACAAAATGGCTTATAAAGTTAACAATAccttaactgaaaataaaagaTTCAAAGTCACCAAagaa TGGTGTCTGGCAGTAAACAATATAGATTATGTAAAACAATCCATCCGTCCATTCGTCAATGATTTAGGCCTAACACAATTAATGGACAGCTTGGCAAACTTTAAGAGTGAAATTTCTGCTGATCATTGTAAAAAAACACTGGATTTAGTTGTTGATAATGCAATCGATACTGTAAATAACAAGATCATAGACCTTTTACAGACCGTTGTGAACAAA atgtccccagaaataagtaaatttttgaTCGAAGGCGCAGAAGTTATTAACACAAACAATAGTCATTTGgacaatttaatgttatatttggaTGAAAATCTTTGTACGCTGAGTAAAGAACTCAACGAAGAAAATTTCCAACGTACTCTTGACATTATAGTTGATCAAATAGCAACGATAATGTATAatcttatacaaaataatttagag aaaaagaAACCACCCACATATTTTAAGAATCTAAGAGATAGTTTTCATATGTTGATTGGGTTTTTGAGAAAAGATAACACTACTGAATATAAAAGCGAAACAATTCATAAGCTAGAAGCATTAATGCATTTACATACATTGGATACTGTAGACCTTATACATGAATACTATTTAGAAAGActtcaaaaacaaaaagataTGGAAGAGGCTAACGAAGGAGTATTaactgttaaattaatatttatcaacaatgTTCTCAAAATAGACATACTAAATGCAAACGGAATTAAAGCAATGGACTCTaatg GTTTCAGTGATCCATTTATTAAAGTACGTTTGCTGCCCAGAGACAAATTCATACATGCCTCCAAACCAACAACATCAGTACAGAAAAAAACGTTATACCCTTTATTTGACGAATGTTTTAGaat tTCTTTAACTCCTCAACAACGTGCTGAAGAAAATGGTTTAGTTATGTTTATAGTGAAAGATCAAGATTTCATGGGAGTGACAAATGAGTTTGTTTCTGAaacatttgtacattttaaagataTTCCATCTACACAGTTGGAAAATGACTTAGGTAGTGTACCTCAAATAAGATTAAAGCTGACGTCTCCTAAAACTTTAG atacaaaaattCTTCGAGCTCTTGATTCTAGACCTACAGACAAATTGGCAAAAGAATTTCTTAAGcgagaaaaaataaaagttgctGCAGCAAATTCTACACCGAAAAAATGA
- the LOC100160584 gene encoding protein unc-13 homolog 4B isoform X4 — MEDEESMWKVFYVRLQRKLSSQSISPDIQAEQMDGGFFERYGSGFKNNFEEDTIIAEKDKFATLNEREISKVDNDIAERTQLSYKELLSSLLELNINELYEEVLHEILHCIGMEKNCLNQENIIEFARKAFKIEQETHEAIYQAVIEKEAPNIMLNIEIIEGKDIKPKDANGSSDPFCTLFLSSTQQHRYNTSVKSETLRPVWEEHFSLPVETPADDILCVEVWDFDPAETVKEKVTKVGKIKGFKGMRRFMKEIAVTATNGKHDNEIIGGTLIPLKTIPSRGQIAWYSLEKKGKGKPQGNLLLKLSFGSEKNKQVAAQEHRHLLRVLLAYQMNLQKPETNSWMGDFLPESSLIIQQHVVQSNISAVDECLGQWIEFINAHVLSPVVNFKVFSDLMDSLAKSITAGRLSNEELKMFWQSSKKILPFCFNAIRMIRKKSADDEQSLNQTEYVLNILRNLTSLELPNDLDLFPSDVYGWLLPRENNRDIKSTLHDAVVHGAVDWHVHILENNKPDDYTDEGQMKLQLKIIQLLKLDLQRAVEFHNKLFIKKMQFPYASTLFSIYECKISEMCEPFITRICLNMKPINFEENGRFQVENDPLAMGTSLFELYMGIQKFVDLGKNDCHADLESSHLVKYHIWFQQGVARWLDIAAYKAMQRIERAVDLDKLDKVDISVEYSSSAVDTLAIFYQIKVFWQQLAWPDAEGSYSFVAKIIDDICRCSVYYSDKMAYKVNNTLTENKRFKVTKEWCLAVNNIDYVKQSIRPFVNDLGLTQLMDSLANFKSEISADHCKKTLDLVVDNAIDTVNNKIIDLLQTVVNKMSPEISKFLIEGAEVINTNNSHLDNLMLYLDENLCTLSKELNEENFQRTLDIIVDQIATIMYNLIQNNLEKKKPPTYFKNLRDSFHMLIGFLRKDNTTEYKSETIHKLEALMHLHTLDTVDLIHEYYLERLQKQKDMEEANEGVLTVKLIFINNVLKIDILNANGIKAMDSNGFSDPFIKVRLLPRDKFIHASKPTTSVQKKTLYPLFDECFRISLTPQQRAEENGLVMFIVKDQDFMGVTNEFVSETFVHFKDIPSTQLENDLGSVPQIRLKLTSPKTLDTKILRALDSRPTDKLAKEFLKREKIKVAAANSTPKK; from the exons atggaggaCGAAGAATCGATGTGGAAAGTGTTTTATGTTCGGTTACAGCGGAAACTGAGCTCCCAGAGTATTTCGCCGGacataca AGCTGAGCAAATGGACGGTGGATTTTTTGAGCGTTATGGTTCAGGATTCAAGAATAATTTTGAAGAGGACACCATAATTGCAGAAAAGGATAAATTCGCTACTCTAAATGAAAGAGAAATTTCAAAAGTTGACAATGATATTGCCGAGAGGACTCAACTCTCTTACAAAGAGTTATTATCGTCATTGTTAGAATTAAAT ATAAACGAATTATACGAAGAAGTATTGCACGAAATATTGCATTGCATTGGgatggaaaaaaattgtttaaatcaagaaaatataattgaatttgcccgaaaagcatttaaaattgaacaagaAACTCACGAAGCTATATATCAAGCCGTCATAGAAAAAGAA gCTCCGaacataatgttaaatattgaaatcatCGAAGGGAAAGACATAAAACCAAAAGATGCGAATGGTTCTAGCGATCCGTTTTGTACCTTATTTTTGTCGTCTACCCAACAACATAGATATAACACGTCGGTTAAAAGTGAAACATTGCGGCCAGTTTGGGAAGAACACTTTTCACT GCCGGTCGAGACTCCCGCTGACGATATCTTATGCGTGGAAGTTTGGGACTTTGATCCGGCGGAAACGGTGAAAGAAAAAGTTACAAAGGTCGGCAAAATTAAAGGATTTAAAGGAATGAGAAGGTTCATGAAAGAAATCGCGGTAACTGCTACGAACGGAAAACACGATAATGAAATTATCGGCGGTACGCTAATACCACTTAag ACAATACCTTCTCGAGGTCAAATAGCTTGGTACAGTTTGGAGAAAAAAGGCAAGGGCAAGCCTCAGGggaatttgttattaaaattgtcgTTTGgcagtgaaaaaaataaacaagttgcCGCCCAAGAACATAGACATCTACTGCGAGTATTGCTTGCTTACCAAATGAATCTACAAAag CCTGAAACGAATTCGTGGATGGGTGATTTTTTGCCAGAGTCTAGCTTGATTATTCAACAACATGTTGTACAAAGTAATATCAGTGCTGTCGACGAGTGTTTGGGCCAATGGATTGAATTTATTAACGCTCATGTGTTGAGTCCTGTGGTCAATTTTAAGGTATTTTCGGACTTAATGGACAGCTTAGCCAAGTCCATAACCGCCGGACGCTTGTCCAATGAAGAG ttaaaaatgttctgGCAGtcgtcaaaaaaaatattgccatTTTGCTTCAATGCTATTCGAATGATACGTAAAAAATCTGCAGACGACGAACAGTCATTGAATCAAACGGAATacgttttaaa taTATTACGAAATCTCACGTCGTTGGAGTTACCAAATGATTTAGATCTCTTTCCGTCGGATGTTTATGGTTGGCTGTTACCACGTGAAAACAACAGAGACATAAAAAGTACATTGCACGACGCTGTCGTCCATGGAGCGGTGGATTG GCATGTTCACATATTAGAAAACAACAAACCCGATGACTATACGGACGAAGGACAGATGAAActtcaacttaaaataattcaacttCTGAAACTAGATTTGCAGAGGGCCGTAGAGTTTCATAACAAGCTATTTATCAA gAAAATGCAATTTCCGTATGCCAGTACACTATTTTCCATATACGAATGTAAAATATCTGAAATGTGTGAACCATTCATCACTCGCATTTGTTTGAACATGAAGCCAATTAATTTCGAGGAAAACGGACGGTTTCAAGTTGAAAACGACCCGCTTGCAATGGGAACGTCATTGTTTGAACTTTACATGGGGATTCAGAAATTTGTCGA tttagGAAAAAATGACTGCCACGCAGACTTGGAGAGTAGTCATTTGGTCAAGTATCACATATGGTTCCAACAAGGTGTTGCCAGGTGGTTGGATATCGCCGCGTATAAGGCCATGCAACGTATCGAAAGAGCTGTCGATTTGGACAAATTAGACAAAGTGGACATATCAGTAGAGTACAGTTCATCGGCAGTGGACACATTGGCAATTTTCTACCAAATAAAAGTGTTTTGGCAACAACTAGCATGGCCTGACGCCGAAGGTTCTTATTCATTCGTGGCAAAGATAATTGATGACATTTGCAGATGTTCGGTATACTATTCGGACAAAATGGCTTATAAAGTTAACAATAccttaactgaaaataaaagaTTCAAAGTCACCAAagaa TGGTGTCTGGCAGTAAACAATATAGATTATGTAAAACAATCCATCCGTCCATTCGTCAATGATTTAGGCCTAACACAATTAATGGACAGCTTGGCAAACTTTAAGAGTGAAATTTCTGCTGATCATTGTAAAAAAACACTGGATTTAGTTGTTGATAATGCAATCGATACTGTAAATAACAAGATCATAGACCTTTTACAGACCGTTGTGAACAAA atgtccccagaaataagtaaatttttgaTCGAAGGCGCAGAAGTTATTAACACAAACAATAGTCATTTGgacaatttaatgttatatttggaTGAAAATCTTTGTACGCTGAGTAAAGAACTCAACGAAGAAAATTTCCAACGTACTCTTGACATTATAGTTGATCAAATAGCAACGATAATGTATAatcttatacaaaataatttagag aaaaagaAACCACCCACATATTTTAAGAATCTAAGAGATAGTTTTCATATGTTGATTGGGTTTTTGAGAAAAGATAACACTACTGAATATAAAAGCGAAACAATTCATAAGCTAGAAGCATTAATGCATTTACATACATTGGATACTGTAGACCTTATACATGAATACTATTTAGAAAGActtcaaaaacaaaaagataTGGAAGAGGCTAACGAAGGAGTATTaactgttaaattaatatttatcaacaatgTTCTCAAAATAGACATACTAAATGCAAACGGAATTAAAGCAATGGACTCTaatg GTTTCAGTGATCCATTTATTAAAGTACGTTTGCTGCCCAGAGACAAATTCATACATGCCTCCAAACCAACAACATCAGTACAGAAAAAAACGTTATACCCTTTATTTGACGAATGTTTTAGaat tTCTTTAACTCCTCAACAACGTGCTGAAGAAAATGGTTTAGTTATGTTTATAGTGAAAGATCAAGATTTCATGGGAGTGACAAATGAGTTTGTTTCTGAaacatttgtacattttaaagataTTCCATCTACACAGTTGGAAAATGACTTAGGTAGTGTACCTCAAATAAGATTAAAGCTGACGTCTCCTAAAACTTTAG atacaaaaattCTTCGAGCTCTTGATTCTAGACCTACAGACAAATTGGCAAAAGAATTTCTTAAGcgagaaaaaataaaagttgctGCAGCAAATTCTACACCGAAAAAATGA
- the LOC100160584 gene encoding protein unc-13 homolog 4B isoform X3 — protein sequence MSEVHQYDPIQSIFTDIQHYYDQKKENRNYDSQHFLRAEQMDGGFFERYGSGFKNNFEEDTIIAEKDKFATLNEREISKVDNDIAERTQLSYKELLSSLLELNINELYEEVLHEILHCIGMEKNCLNQENIIEFARKAFKIEQETHEAIYQAVIEKEAPNIMLNIEIIEGKDIKPKDANGSSDPFCTLFLSSTQQHRYNTSVKSETLRPVWEEHFSLPVETPADDILCVEVWDFDPAETVKEKVTKVGKIKGFKGMRRFMKEIAVTATNGKHDNEIIGGTLIPLKTIPSRGQIAWYSLEKKGKGKPQGNLLLKLSFGSEKNKQVAAQEHRHLLRVLLAYQMNLQKPETNSWMGDFLPESSLIIQQHVVQSNISAVDECLGQWIEFINAHVLSPVVNFKVFSDLMDSLAKSITAGRLSNEELKMFWQSSKKILPFCFNAIRMIRKKSADDEQSLNQTEYVLNILRNLTSLELPNDLDLFPSDVYGWLLPRENNRDIKSTLHDAVVHGAVDWHVHILENNKPDDYTDEGQMKLQLKIIQLLKLDLQRAVEFHNKLFIKKMQFPYASTLFSIYECKISEMCEPFITRICLNMKPINFEENGRFQVENDPLAMGTSLFELYMGIQKFVDLGKNDCHADLESSHLVKYHIWFQQGVARWLDIAAYKAMQRIERAVDLDKLDKVDISVEYSSSAVDTLAIFYQIKVFWQQLAWPDAEGSYSFVAKIIDDICRCSVYYSDKMAYKVNNTLTENKRFKVTKEWCLAVNNIDYVKQSIRPFVNDLGLTQLMDSLANFKSEISADHCKKTLDLVVDNAIDTVNNKIIDLLQTVVNKMSPEISKFLIEGAEVINTNNSHLDNLMLYLDENLCTLSKELNEENFQRTLDIIVDQIATIMYNLIQNNLEKKKPPTYFKNLRDSFHMLIGFLRKDNTTEYKSETIHKLEALMHLHTLDTVDLIHEYYLERLQKQKDMEEANEGVLTVKLIFINNVLKIDILNANGIKAMDSNGFSDPFIKVRLLPRDKFIHASKPTTSVQKKTLYPLFDECFRISLTPQQRAEENGLVMFIVKDQDFMGVTNEFVSETFVHFKDIPSTQLENDLGSVPQIRLKLTSPKTLDTKILRALDSRPTDKLAKEFLKREKIKVAAANSTPKK from the exons atgtcgGAAGTGCATCAATATGACCCTATACAATCGATTTTCACAGACATTCAGCACTACTATGATCAGAAAAAAGAAAACCGTAACTATGATTCCCAACATTTTTTAAG AGCTGAGCAAATGGACGGTGGATTTTTTGAGCGTTATGGTTCAGGATTCAAGAATAATTTTGAAGAGGACACCATAATTGCAGAAAAGGATAAATTCGCTACTCTAAATGAAAGAGAAATTTCAAAAGTTGACAATGATATTGCCGAGAGGACTCAACTCTCTTACAAAGAGTTATTATCGTCATTGTTAGAATTAAAT ATAAACGAATTATACGAAGAAGTATTGCACGAAATATTGCATTGCATTGGgatggaaaaaaattgtttaaatcaagaaaatataattgaatttgcccgaaaagcatttaaaattgaacaagaAACTCACGAAGCTATATATCAAGCCGTCATAGAAAAAGAA gCTCCGaacataatgttaaatattgaaatcatCGAAGGGAAAGACATAAAACCAAAAGATGCGAATGGTTCTAGCGATCCGTTTTGTACCTTATTTTTGTCGTCTACCCAACAACATAGATATAACACGTCGGTTAAAAGTGAAACATTGCGGCCAGTTTGGGAAGAACACTTTTCACT GCCGGTCGAGACTCCCGCTGACGATATCTTATGCGTGGAAGTTTGGGACTTTGATCCGGCGGAAACGGTGAAAGAAAAAGTTACAAAGGTCGGCAAAATTAAAGGATTTAAAGGAATGAGAAGGTTCATGAAAGAAATCGCGGTAACTGCTACGAACGGAAAACACGATAATGAAATTATCGGCGGTACGCTAATACCACTTAag ACAATACCTTCTCGAGGTCAAATAGCTTGGTACAGTTTGGAGAAAAAAGGCAAGGGCAAGCCTCAGGggaatttgttattaaaattgtcgTTTGgcagtgaaaaaaataaacaagttgcCGCCCAAGAACATAGACATCTACTGCGAGTATTGCTTGCTTACCAAATGAATCTACAAAag CCTGAAACGAATTCGTGGATGGGTGATTTTTTGCCAGAGTCTAGCTTGATTATTCAACAACATGTTGTACAAAGTAATATCAGTGCTGTCGACGAGTGTTTGGGCCAATGGATTGAATTTATTAACGCTCATGTGTTGAGTCCTGTGGTCAATTTTAAGGTATTTTCGGACTTAATGGACAGCTTAGCCAAGTCCATAACCGCCGGACGCTTGTCCAATGAAGAG ttaaaaatgttctgGCAGtcgtcaaaaaaaatattgccatTTTGCTTCAATGCTATTCGAATGATACGTAAAAAATCTGCAGACGACGAACAGTCATTGAATCAAACGGAATacgttttaaa taTATTACGAAATCTCACGTCGTTGGAGTTACCAAATGATTTAGATCTCTTTCCGTCGGATGTTTATGGTTGGCTGTTACCACGTGAAAACAACAGAGACATAAAAAGTACATTGCACGACGCTGTCGTCCATGGAGCGGTGGATTG GCATGTTCACATATTAGAAAACAACAAACCCGATGACTATACGGACGAAGGACAGATGAAActtcaacttaaaataattcaacttCTGAAACTAGATTTGCAGAGGGCCGTAGAGTTTCATAACAAGCTATTTATCAA gAAAATGCAATTTCCGTATGCCAGTACACTATTTTCCATATACGAATGTAAAATATCTGAAATGTGTGAACCATTCATCACTCGCATTTGTTTGAACATGAAGCCAATTAATTTCGAGGAAAACGGACGGTTTCAAGTTGAAAACGACCCGCTTGCAATGGGAACGTCATTGTTTGAACTTTACATGGGGATTCAGAAATTTGTCGA tttagGAAAAAATGACTGCCACGCAGACTTGGAGAGTAGTCATTTGGTCAAGTATCACATATGGTTCCAACAAGGTGTTGCCAGGTGGTTGGATATCGCCGCGTATAAGGCCATGCAACGTATCGAAAGAGCTGTCGATTTGGACAAATTAGACAAAGTGGACATATCAGTAGAGTACAGTTCATCGGCAGTGGACACATTGGCAATTTTCTACCAAATAAAAGTGTTTTGGCAACAACTAGCATGGCCTGACGCCGAAGGTTCTTATTCATTCGTGGCAAAGATAATTGATGACATTTGCAGATGTTCGGTATACTATTCGGACAAAATGGCTTATAAAGTTAACAATAccttaactgaaaataaaagaTTCAAAGTCACCAAagaa TGGTGTCTGGCAGTAAACAATATAGATTATGTAAAACAATCCATCCGTCCATTCGTCAATGATTTAGGCCTAACACAATTAATGGACAGCTTGGCAAACTTTAAGAGTGAAATTTCTGCTGATCATTGTAAAAAAACACTGGATTTAGTTGTTGATAATGCAATCGATACTGTAAATAACAAGATCATAGACCTTTTACAGACCGTTGTGAACAAA atgtccccagaaataagtaaatttttgaTCGAAGGCGCAGAAGTTATTAACACAAACAATAGTCATTTGgacaatttaatgttatatttggaTGAAAATCTTTGTACGCTGAGTAAAGAACTCAACGAAGAAAATTTCCAACGTACTCTTGACATTATAGTTGATCAAATAGCAACGATAATGTATAatcttatacaaaataatttagag aaaaagaAACCACCCACATATTTTAAGAATCTAAGAGATAGTTTTCATATGTTGATTGGGTTTTTGAGAAAAGATAACACTACTGAATATAAAAGCGAAACAATTCATAAGCTAGAAGCATTAATGCATTTACATACATTGGATACTGTAGACCTTATACATGAATACTATTTAGAAAGActtcaaaaacaaaaagataTGGAAGAGGCTAACGAAGGAGTATTaactgttaaattaatatttatcaacaatgTTCTCAAAATAGACATACTAAATGCAAACGGAATTAAAGCAATGGACTCTaatg GTTTCAGTGATCCATTTATTAAAGTACGTTTGCTGCCCAGAGACAAATTCATACATGCCTCCAAACCAACAACATCAGTACAGAAAAAAACGTTATACCCTTTATTTGACGAATGTTTTAGaat tTCTTTAACTCCTCAACAACGTGCTGAAGAAAATGGTTTAGTTATGTTTATAGTGAAAGATCAAGATTTCATGGGAGTGACAAATGAGTTTGTTTCTGAaacatttgtacattttaaagataTTCCATCTACACAGTTGGAAAATGACTTAGGTAGTGTACCTCAAATAAGATTAAAGCTGACGTCTCCTAAAACTTTAG atacaaaaattCTTCGAGCTCTTGATTCTAGACCTACAGACAAATTGGCAAAAGAATTTCTTAAGcgagaaaaaataaaagttgctGCAGCAAATTCTACACCGAAAAAATGA